In one window of Mesorhizobium sp. B2-1-1 DNA:
- a CDS encoding ABC transporter permease has product MNRALALLRRRLVGSIFVLLIVVIGTFLLLEAAPGDAVDAYIVSTGGDAGMIELLRHRWGLDQSELTRLANYLWALLHLDLGQSVTFSRPIRDVILERLPTTLWLMGSATALSFGLGSALGIYAGARPGSFRDRFLSIGSLALYAVPGFWLGLVLIVVFAVDLRWLPIGGIETIASGKAGLDRAADIAIHLVLPVSALGFIYLALYLRMMRAGMTEVWRQDFVLAARARGLSRPRIVLAHVARNALLPLVTMLGLQSAQMLGGSVVIESVFAVPGLGRLAQEAVAARDTPLLLGIILVSAVLVIVINLLVDVAYAFLDPRVGASEAGT; this is encoded by the coding sequence ATGAACCGCGCCCTCGCGCTCCTCCGCCGTCGCCTCGTCGGCAGCATCTTCGTGCTTTTGATCGTCGTCATCGGCACGTTCCTGCTGCTCGAGGCCGCCCCGGGCGACGCGGTCGATGCCTATATCGTCTCTACCGGCGGCGATGCCGGCATGATCGAGCTGTTGCGCCATCGCTGGGGCCTCGACCAGTCGGAGCTGACGCGGCTCGCCAACTATCTCTGGGCGCTGCTGCATCTCGATCTCGGCCAGTCCGTCACCTTTTCGCGGCCGATCCGCGACGTGATCCTCGAGCGCCTGCCGACCACGCTGTGGTTGATGGGCAGCGCCACCGCGCTTTCCTTCGGCCTCGGCTCGGCGCTGGGCATCTATGCCGGCGCCAGGCCGGGCAGTTTTCGCGACCGTTTTCTCTCCATCGGTTCGCTGGCGCTCTACGCGGTGCCGGGTTTCTGGCTCGGCCTGGTGCTGATCGTCGTCTTCGCTGTCGACCTGCGCTGGCTGCCGATCGGCGGCATCGAGACCATCGCCTCCGGCAAGGCCGGCCTCGACCGCGCCGCCGACATCGCCATCCATCTCGTCCTGCCGGTCTCAGCCCTCGGCTTCATCTACCTGGCGCTCTATTTGCGGATGATGCGTGCCGGCATGACCGAGGTCTGGCGGCAGGATTTTGTGCTGGCCGCCCGCGCCAGGGGCTTGTCGCGCCCCCGCATCGTGCTTGCCCATGTCGCCCGCAATGCGCTGCTGCCATTGGTCACGATGCTCGGCCTGCAGTCGGCGCAGATGCTGGGCGGTAGCGTCGTCATCGAGAGTGTCTTTGCCGTGCCCGGTCTGGGTCGGCTGGCGCAGGAGGCAGTGGCCGCGCGCGACACGCCCTTGCTGCTCGGCATCATTCTCGTCAGCGCCGTCCTGGTCATCGTCATCAATCTTCTCGTCGATGTCGCCTATGCCTTTCTCGACCCGCGCGTCGGCGCCAGCGAGGCCGGCACATGA
- a CDS encoding cupin domain-containing protein: MTDKSKVFVYPKDVSAFGFDWGKLSLTVAPEVNGATRFSGGVVDLPSGKGHTRHNHPGAEEIIFVISGHGEQMVEDEQGNPVVEKVGPGCTIYVPESRFHSTLNTGDGPMQLFVVYSPAGPELGLRELPDFRLLPAGNSPPSRL, from the coding sequence ATGACCGACAAGAGCAAGGTGTTCGTCTACCCGAAGGATGTCAGCGCCTTCGGATTCGACTGGGGAAAATTGTCGCTGACGGTCGCTCCGGAAGTGAACGGCGCGACCCGCTTTTCCGGCGGCGTCGTCGACCTGCCTTCCGGCAAGGGCCATACCCGTCATAACCATCCGGGCGCGGAAGAAATCATCTTTGTCATTTCGGGCCATGGCGAGCAGATGGTCGAGGACGAGCAAGGCAATCCGGTGGTCGAGAAGGTCGGCCCCGGCTGCACCATTTACGTGCCGGAGAGCCGCTTCCACTCGACGCTCAACACCGGCGACGGGCCGATGCAGCTGTTCGTCGTCTATTCGCCGGCAGGGCCGGAACTGGGATTGCGCGAACTGCCGGATTTCAGGTTGCTGCCGGCCGGGAACTCCCCTCCCTCGCGACTTTGA
- a CDS encoding M24 family metallopeptidase has translation MNIAPGKSAVGDIPFDHARVDGLMEEADIDVLLATSKHNTQYLLGGYKFIFFAAMDAIGHSRYLPIVIYEKGGPDHAAYIGNRMEGGEHQNHPFWTPTLHAACWGTLDAANLAVEHVRKIGKGDARIGIEPGFLPSDAYALIRKALPDAKLVDATDMLERMRAIKTEAELEKLRIASELITDSMLATIQWAREGTTKSEMIEQLRREETNRGAHFEYCLLTLGSSHNRAASPQAWKKGEVLSIDSGGNYHGYIGDLCRMGVLGDPDAELEDLLAEVEAVQQAAFSKVKAGTLGGDMISHAEGVLKKSKVAPYTDFFAHGMGLITHEAPFLMTNHPVTYEGTYAGKPLERNMVLSVETTMLHPTRGFIKLEDTVAVTDTGYVMFGDRGRAWNRGGM, from the coding sequence ATGAACATAGCTCCGGGGAAGAGTGCCGTCGGCGACATCCCATTCGACCACGCCAGGGTCGATGGCCTGATGGAAGAGGCTGATATCGACGTCCTGCTCGCGACATCCAAGCACAACACCCAATATCTGCTCGGCGGCTACAAGTTCATCTTCTTCGCCGCCATGGATGCGATCGGCCACAGCCGGTACCTGCCGATCGTGATCTACGAAAAAGGCGGACCGGACCACGCCGCCTATATCGGCAACCGCATGGAGGGTGGCGAACACCAGAACCACCCGTTCTGGACGCCGACGCTGCATGCCGCCTGCTGGGGCACGCTCGATGCCGCCAATCTCGCTGTCGAGCATGTGCGCAAGATCGGCAAGGGCGACGCTCGCATCGGCATCGAGCCGGGTTTCCTGCCGTCGGACGCCTATGCCCTGATCCGCAAAGCGCTCCCCGACGCCAAGCTGGTCGATGCCACCGACATGCTGGAGCGCATGCGCGCCATCAAGACCGAGGCCGAGCTGGAGAAACTGCGGATCGCCTCCGAACTGATCACCGATTCCATGCTGGCCACCATCCAATGGGCGCGCGAAGGCACGACCAAGAGCGAGATGATCGAACAGCTTCGCCGCGAGGAGACCAATCGCGGCGCGCATTTCGAATATTGCCTGCTGACGCTGGGCTCCAGCCACAACCGCGCGGCGTCGCCGCAGGCGTGGAAAAAGGGTGAAGTGCTGTCGATCGATTCCGGCGGCAATTATCATGGCTATATCGGCGACCTCTGCCGCATGGGGGTTCTCGGAGACCCGGATGCCGAGCTGGAGGACCTGCTGGCCGAAGTCGAGGCGGTGCAGCAGGCGGCGTTCTCGAAGGTAAAGGCGGGTACGCTGGGTGGTGACATGATTTCCCATGCCGAAGGCGTGCTGAAAAAATCCAAGGTCGCGCCCTACACGGATTTCTTCGCTCACGGCATGGGGCTGATCACGCATGAGGCGCCGTTCCTGATGACCAACCATCCGGTGACCTATGAAGGCACCTATGCGGGCAAGCCGCTGGAGAGGAACATGGTGCTATCGGTGGAGACGACCATGCTTCACCCGACGCGCGGCTTCATCAAGCTGGAGGATACGGTGGCGGTTACCGATACCGGCTATGTGATGTTCGGGGATCGGGGTCGGGCATGGAACCGGGGTGGCATGTAA
- a CDS encoding ABC transporter permease, with protein MSTLRRFLRTPEAVAGAILLAALCAMALSAPLLFPGDPQAIAGPALLPPFQDWSLPLGTDRLGRDVLAELFHGARTSLAVGLAAAAAALAIGSVVGTVAGFAGGLTDEVLMRVTDAFQTVPGFLLALAFVSVVGPSIGVVVAAIALGTWTGPARVARAEVLSIRERDYVAGARVIGMHPLEIAFREVLPNALPPVLALSSVIVAAAILTEAALSFLGLGDPNRVTWGGMIAEGRAVLRTAPFLSIAPGIALVLTVLGVYLAGEGIVETTAVRRGLS; from the coding sequence ATGAGCACGCTCCGCCGCTTTCTGCGCACGCCGGAGGCGGTCGCCGGCGCCATACTCCTGGCGGCATTGTGCGCCATGGCCCTGTCGGCGCCGCTGCTGTTTCCGGGCGACCCGCAAGCCATCGCCGGCCCGGCGCTGCTGCCGCCCTTCCAGGACTGGTCGCTGCCGCTCGGCACGGATCGCCTCGGCCGCGACGTGCTGGCCGAGCTTTTCCACGGCGCCCGCACGTCGCTTGCCGTCGGCCTTGCGGCAGCGGCCGCCGCACTGGCCATCGGCTCCGTGGTGGGCACGGTGGCCGGGTTTGCCGGCGGCCTCACCGACGAGGTGCTGATGCGCGTCACCGATGCCTTCCAGACCGTGCCGGGCTTTTTGCTCGCTCTGGCCTTCGTCAGCGTGGTCGGCCCTTCGATCGGCGTCGTCGTGGCGGCAATAGCGCTCGGCACCTGGACCGGGCCCGCGCGCGTGGCCCGCGCGGAAGTGCTGTCGATCCGCGAGCGCGACTACGTCGCCGGCGCGCGCGTCATCGGCATGCATCCGCTGGAAATCGCCTTTCGCGAGGTGCTGCCCAATGCCTTGCCGCCGGTGTTGGCGCTGTCCTCGGTGATCGTGGCAGCGGCGATCCTCACCGAGGCGGCTTTGTCCTTCCTCGGCCTTGGCGACCCCAATCGGGTCACCTGGGGCGGCATGATAGCGGAGGGCCGCGCGGTGCTGCGCACCGCGCCCTTCCTGTCGATCGCGCCCGGCATAGCGCTGGTCCTGACGGTGCTCGGCGTCTATCTCGCCGGTGAAGGCATCGTTGAAACCACGGCGGTCAGAAGAGGCCTGTCGTGA
- a CDS encoding ABC transporter substrate-binding protein encodes MKKIVAALAALAVSATVLIAPAQAQDKKYTIALVPGLTTDGFYITMRKGAQAAADALGVNLVFQGAPEFNPVTQVPVLDAVIAKKPDAILIAPTDKVQLVEPLRKANDAGIPVITVDTFIGTGAYQTGAGDADFPLAYIASDNVLGGEIAARALAKAVGDKGKVYVSNVKPGISTTDQREEGFKKEMANHPGITVLETQFNDDDANKAASQLQAVFARNPDLVGVFGANLFSALGAANGVKQAGQTGTVKVVAFDAPTSIVDNINTGLVDVAIAQHPAEIGYFGVVSAYAHLTGQSIPVTIGTGFTIMDKSNIADPNISKYLYSE; translated from the coding sequence ATGAAGAAGATCGTTGCCGCGCTTGCGGCTCTCGCCGTCAGCGCGACGGTGCTTATCGCGCCCGCGCAGGCGCAGGACAAGAAATACACCATCGCGCTCGTTCCGGGCCTGACCACCGACGGTTTCTACATCACCATGCGCAAGGGCGCCCAGGCCGCGGCCGACGCCCTTGGCGTGAACCTGGTCTTCCAGGGCGCTCCTGAGTTCAATCCGGTCACCCAGGTGCCGGTGCTCGACGCGGTCATCGCCAAGAAGCCGGACGCGATCCTGATCGCGCCTACCGACAAGGTCCAGCTGGTCGAGCCGCTGCGCAAGGCCAATGACGCAGGCATTCCGGTCATCACCGTGGATACGTTCATCGGCACCGGCGCCTATCAGACCGGAGCGGGTGACGCCGATTTCCCGCTGGCCTACATCGCTTCGGACAATGTGCTGGGCGGCGAAATCGCGGCGCGGGCGCTTGCCAAGGCCGTCGGCGACAAGGGCAAGGTCTACGTCTCCAACGTCAAGCCCGGCATCTCGACCACCGACCAGCGCGAGGAAGGCTTCAAGAAGGAGATGGCCAACCATCCCGGCATCACCGTTCTCGAGACCCAGTTCAATGACGACGACGCCAACAAGGCGGCCTCGCAGCTGCAGGCGGTGTTCGCGCGCAACCCCGACCTCGTCGGCGTGTTCGGCGCCAATCTGTTCTCGGCGCTGGGCGCCGCCAATGGCGTCAAGCAGGCAGGGCAGACGGGCACCGTCAAAGTGGTTGCCTTCGATGCTCCGACCAGCATCGTCGACAACATCAACACCGGCCTTGTGGATGTGGCGATCGCCCAGCATCCCGCAGAGATCGGCTATTTCGGCGTCGTCTCGGCCTATGCCCACCTGACCGGCCAATCCATCCCGGTCACGATCGGCACCGGCTTCACGATCATGGACAAGTCCAACATCGCCGATCCGAACATCTCGAAGTATCTCTACTCCGAGTAA
- a CDS encoding ATP-binding cassette domain-containing protein, with the protein MNSTEPLLEVRNLSKHFGAVRALNDFSMAVRPGEVVALAGDNGAGKTTLIKAISGVFQPTGGEILLRGQPVAFATPQEAREKGIETIYQDLALADNLSIGANIFLGREPMRKAFGFLPVLDRKAMAEAARETMKRLDFHVSRLNAPVSNFSGGQRQAVAIGRAVYWDAQILIMDEPTAALGVPEQRKVISLIHQLKAQGRGVIFISHNLQDIFAVSDRIVVLRRGIQAGERKISETNHDEVVRLMVGG; encoded by the coding sequence ATGAATAGCACCGAGCCCCTCCTCGAAGTCCGGAACCTTTCCAAGCACTTCGGTGCGGTACGGGCGCTCAACGATTTCTCCATGGCCGTGCGGCCGGGCGAAGTGGTGGCGCTTGCCGGCGACAATGGCGCCGGCAAGACGACCCTGATCAAGGCAATATCGGGCGTGTTCCAGCCGACGGGCGGAGAAATCCTGCTCAGAGGGCAGCCGGTGGCTTTCGCCACGCCGCAGGAGGCGCGCGAAAAGGGCATCGAGACGATCTACCAGGATCTCGCGCTGGCCGACAATCTGTCGATCGGTGCCAACATCTTCCTCGGCCGCGAACCGATGCGCAAGGCGTTCGGCTTCCTGCCGGTGCTCGACCGCAAGGCCATGGCAGAGGCCGCCAGGGAGACGATGAAGCGGCTGGACTTCCACGTCAGCCGGTTGAACGCGCCGGTCAGCAATTTCTCCGGCGGCCAGCGCCAGGCCGTGGCCATCGGCCGCGCCGTCTACTGGGATGCGCAGATCCTGATCATGGATGAACCGACGGCCGCGCTCGGCGTGCCGGAGCAGCGCAAGGTGATTTCGCTCATCCATCAGCTCAAGGCGCAAGGGCGCGGCGTGATCTTCATCTCGCATAATCTGCAGGACATCTTCGCCGTTTCCGATCGCATCGTCGTGCTGCGGCGTGGGATCCAGGCCGGCGAGCGCAAGATTTCCGAGACCAACCATGACGAGGTCGTCAGGCTGATGGTCGGCGGCTAA
- a CDS encoding L-2-amino-thiazoline-4-carboxylic acid hydrolase yields MIDPEARAEKLSRELDSAFRNRADLYRLFLDELTGELGAERAEAIMTRTIEQRGKEVAAAAFAAFGPNDARSIGEAFLSVSPDDGRMYPTDVERGPDRIAFKVKRCPLKDAWVEAGVGEEKLATLCRIAGAFDRGLFEATGVRFDNVTWTPGHGSGCCHIALTNRDAG; encoded by the coding sequence ATGATCGACCCCGAAGCCAGAGCCGAGAAACTGTCGCGCGAACTCGATTCCGCATTCCGCAACCGGGCCGACCTCTATCGCCTGTTCCTGGATGAGTTGACCGGAGAGCTGGGCGCCGAAAGAGCCGAGGCGATAATGACCCGGACCATCGAGCAGCGCGGCAAGGAAGTGGCAGCAGCCGCCTTCGCCGCATTCGGTCCCAACGACGCGCGCTCAATCGGCGAAGCTTTCCTGTCGGTCAGCCCGGATGACGGCCGGATGTATCCGACCGATGTCGAACGCGGGCCCGACCGCATCGCCTTCAAGGTGAAACGCTGCCCCCTCAAGGATGCCTGGGTCGAGGCCGGCGTCGGCGAGGAAAAGCTCGCCACGCTCTGCCGCATCGCCGGCGCCTTCGACCGTGGCCTGTTCGAAGCGACCGGCGTGCGTTTCGACAATGTCACCTGGACGCCCGGCCACGGCAGCGGCTGCTGCCATATCGCGCTGACCAACCGCGATGCCGGCTAG
- a CDS encoding ABC transporter substrate-binding protein — protein MSEFRISRRTVLAGSAVLLASTAMPALSWAQTPKKGGRLVLAADSEPRNLNPAIVASNGVFFISSKIVETLAEASFDGKDGLAPRLAVSWEGAADGLSATFKLREGVKWHDGKPFTSADVAFSALQIWKPLQNLGRTVFKDLAAVDTPDELTAVFKFAKPTPFQLIRNALPALSSVVPKHVYEVGKIEDNPANNAPIGTGPFKFAEYKAGQYYRLTKNTDYWGKGEPYLDEIIYQVLPDRTSAASALEAGEIQLAAFSAVPLADLDRISKVPGLKVITKGYEGLTYQLVVEINHRRKELADLKVRQAIAHAIDKDFVVKTVFLGYAATATGPVPKNDPQFYTADVPTYAFDVAKANALLDEAGYKKGADGKRFSLKLLPAPYFNETKQFGDYLRQALAAIGIDAELVNNDSAAHIKAVYTDHAFDLAVGPPVFRGDPAISTTILVQSGIPDGVPFSNQGGYKNDALDALIAKASETLDASARTDLYKEFQKEVAADLPLINVAEWSFISVARDTVGNIANNPRWAVSNWADTYLES, from the coding sequence ATGTCGGAGTTCAGGATTTCACGCCGCACGGTGCTTGCGGGCTCTGCCGTGCTTCTGGCCTCCACCGCGATGCCGGCCTTGAGCTGGGCGCAGACGCCGAAGAAGGGTGGCCGCCTGGTGCTCGCCGCCGATTCCGAGCCGCGCAACCTCAACCCGGCCATCGTCGCCTCGAATGGCGTCTTCTTCATCTCCAGCAAGATCGTCGAAACGCTGGCCGAAGCCTCCTTCGATGGCAAGGACGGGCTTGCACCACGCCTGGCGGTCAGTTGGGAAGGCGCCGCCGACGGGCTGTCGGCGACCTTCAAACTGCGCGAAGGGGTCAAATGGCATGACGGCAAGCCGTTTACCTCGGCCGATGTCGCCTTCTCGGCGCTGCAGATCTGGAAGCCGCTGCAGAATCTCGGCCGCACCGTGTTCAAGGATCTGGCCGCGGTAGATACCCCTGATGAATTGACCGCCGTGTTCAAATTCGCCAAGCCGACGCCCTTCCAGCTGATCCGCAACGCTCTGCCGGCGCTGAGCAGCGTGGTGCCGAAGCACGTTTACGAAGTTGGCAAGATCGAGGACAACCCGGCCAACAACGCGCCCATCGGCACCGGCCCGTTCAAGTTCGCCGAATACAAGGCCGGCCAATACTACCGGCTGACGAAGAACACGGATTATTGGGGCAAGGGCGAGCCCTATCTCGATGAGATCATCTACCAGGTGTTGCCCGACCGCACTTCGGCGGCGAGCGCGCTGGAAGCAGGAGAGATCCAGCTCGCCGCCTTCTCCGCCGTGCCGCTGGCCGATCTTGACCGCATCTCGAAAGTGCCGGGCCTGAAGGTGATCACCAAGGGCTATGAGGGGCTGACCTACCAACTCGTCGTCGAGATCAATCATCGTCGCAAGGAGCTCGCCGACCTGAAGGTGCGCCAGGCGATCGCGCATGCCATCGACAAGGATTTCGTCGTCAAGACGGTGTTCCTCGGCTATGCCGCCACCGCCACCGGCCCGGTGCCGAAGAACGACCCGCAGTTCTATACCGCCGACGTCCCGACCTATGCCTTCGACGTCGCCAAGGCCAATGCGCTGCTCGACGAGGCGGGTTACAAGAAGGGCGCCGACGGCAAGCGCTTTTCGCTGAAACTGTTGCCGGCTCCCTATTTCAACGAAACCAAGCAGTTCGGCGACTATCTGCGCCAGGCGCTCGCCGCCATCGGCATCGACGCCGAGCTCGTCAACAACGATTCCGCCGCGCATATCAAGGCCGTCTACACCGACCACGCTTTCGACCTCGCCGTCGGCCCGCCGGTGTTCCGCGGCGACCCGGCGATCTCGACCACCATCCTGGTGCAGAGCGGCATTCCGGACGGCGTGCCGTTCTCCAACCAGGGCGGCTACAAGAACGATGCGCTGGACGCGCTCATCGCCAAGGCGTCCGAGACGCTCGATGCATCGGCCCGCACCGATCTCTACAAGGAGTTCCAGAAAGAGGTGGCCGCCGACCTGCCGCTGATCAATGTCGCCGAATGGAGCTTCATCAGCGTCGCCCGCGACACGGTCGGCAACATCGCCAACAATCCGCGCTGGGCGGTATCGAACTGGGCGGACACATATCTGGAATCGTGA
- a CDS encoding phosphoenolpyruvate hydrolase family protein, with protein MPAIPRKDILKKFRGMIDKGVPIVGGGAGTGLSAKAEEAGGIDLIIIYNSGRYRMAGRGSAAGLLAYGNANEIVKEMAYEVLPVVRKTPVLAGVNGTDPFVIMPLLLSELKTMGFSGVQNFPTIGLFDGSMRQSFEETGMGFGLEVDMIAEARKLDLLTTPYVFNPDEARAMTRAGADIVVAHMGVTTGGSIGATSAKSLDDCVVAIDAIAEAARSVRKDVILLCHGGPISMPDDARYILERCKGLHGFYGASSMERLPAEAAIARQTADFKAVTLGGLKTTTKKKKGS; from the coding sequence ATGCCGGCAATACCGCGCAAGGACATACTGAAGAAATTCAGGGGGATGATCGACAAGGGCGTGCCGATCGTCGGCGGCGGCGCTGGCACCGGCCTGTCGGCCAAGGCCGAAGAGGCCGGCGGCATCGACCTCATCATCATCTACAATTCCGGCCGCTACCGCATGGCCGGTCGCGGTTCGGCCGCGGGCCTGCTCGCCTATGGCAATGCCAATGAGATCGTCAAGGAGATGGCCTACGAGGTGCTGCCGGTGGTCAGGAAGACGCCGGTGCTGGCCGGCGTCAACGGCACCGATCCGTTCGTCATCATGCCGCTGCTGCTCTCCGAGCTGAAGACGATGGGTTTTTCCGGGGTGCAGAATTTCCCCACCATCGGCCTGTTCGACGGCAGCATGCGACAGAGCTTCGAGGAGACCGGCATGGGTTTTGGGCTCGAGGTCGACATGATCGCCGAAGCCCGCAAGCTCGACCTTCTGACCACGCCCTATGTCTTCAACCCGGACGAGGCGCGCGCCATGACCAGGGCCGGCGCCGATATCGTCGTGGCTCATATGGGCGTGACGACGGGGGGCTCGATCGGCGCCACCTCTGCCAAGTCGCTCGACGATTGCGTGGTCGCCATCGACGCGATCGCCGAAGCGGCCCGTTCGGTGCGCAAGGATGTCATCCTGCTTTGCCATGGCGGACCGATCTCGATGCCGGACGACGCCCGCTACATCCTCGAACGCTGCAAGGGCCTGCACGGCTTTTATGGCGCGAGCTCGATGGAGCGGCTGCCGGCGGAAGCGGCGATCGCCCGGCAGACCGCCGATTTCAAGGCCGTTACGCTTGGCGGCCTGAAGACGACCACGAAGAAAAAGAAGGGATCATGA
- a CDS encoding ATP-binding cassette domain-containing protein: MSAPVLAVSNLTRHYRRGGKTVTAVDDVSFEIGPGETLALAGPSGSGKSTIARLVLRLIEPDAGRIEFEGHDFLALGGAGLRARRARLQMVFQDPLAAFNPRATVARVLDDPLRIHGVASRSERPRRIAALLERVGLTAELASRAIHEISGGQRQRVAIARAMATKPSLIVLDEAVSALDVSVRGQILDLLLDLQRQERIAYLFISHDLGVVRAVAHRVILLDGGRIAESGDARAVIDAPRSAIGKALVAAAPKLRRTTQEAS, from the coding sequence ATGAGCGCCCCTGTGCTGGCGGTTTCCAATCTTACCAGGCATTACCGCCGTGGCGGCAAGACGGTTACCGCGGTCGACGACGTTTCCTTCGAAATCGGGCCCGGCGAGACGCTGGCGCTGGCCGGACCCTCCGGCAGCGGCAAGTCGACGATTGCGCGGCTGGTGCTGCGGCTGATCGAGCCGGATGCCGGCCGGATCGAATTCGAAGGCCATGATTTCCTGGCTCTGGGCGGCGCCGGCTTGCGTGCGCGTCGCGCTCGCTTGCAGATGGTGTTCCAGGATCCGCTTGCCGCCTTCAATCCGCGCGCCACGGTGGCGCGCGTGCTTGACGATCCTTTGCGCATCCACGGCGTCGCCTCCCGTTCCGAGCGCCCGCGCCGTATCGCCGCCCTGCTGGAGCGCGTCGGGCTTACGGCGGAGCTCGCCTCTCGCGCCATCCACGAAATCTCGGGCGGCCAGCGGCAGCGGGTGGCGATTGCCCGCGCCATGGCCACGAAACCCTCGCTGATCGTGCTCGACGAAGCGGTGTCGGCACTCGATGTTTCGGTGCGCGGACAGATCCTCGATCTTTTGCTCGACCTGCAACGCCAGGAACGGATCGCTTATCTCTTCATTTCGCATGATCTCGGCGTCGTCAGGGCCGTCGCCCACCGCGTCATCCTTCTCGACGGCGGGCGGATTGCCGAGAGCGGCGATGCCCGCGCCGTCATCGATGCGCCGCGATCGGCTATCGGCAAGGCGCTCGTGGCAGCCGCACCAAAGCTCAGAAGAACCACGCAGGAAGCATCATGA
- a CDS encoding ABC transporter permease subunit, producing the protein MTSTSPAQPAEKHVAPQADHGDPARSWIARIAEGRAWLFLAGLIICFEIWSRSAFGATFVLNPFNLQSIAIFAVAPLLLATGQTFVIISGGIDLSLGFIMGLAAVIAAHATNMAGAAIPLPLAMLAGILAAVIVAGVPGVINGLLISRLRVPPFIGTLGMFGVARGVAFLLAGGTTVPVQNSWFALLGNGKFHGVPYLVMIAAVFVVVMHYLLSQTRFGQHNYAIGANVQAARRAGIDIRGHILRLYVLSAMCAGLGGALYAARFTAGAAQAGEPLLLDSVAAVVIGGASLFGGSGTIFGTVAGALVIAVIQYGLVFVNVEPFWQFIAVGVVIIISVLIDQAQRRFSGARQDE; encoded by the coding sequence ATGACCTCGACATCACCAGCACAGCCAGCCGAGAAGCATGTCGCCCCCCAGGCTGACCACGGCGATCCCGCCAGGAGCTGGATCGCACGCATCGCCGAGGGGCGCGCCTGGCTGTTTCTCGCCGGCCTGATCATCTGTTTCGAGATCTGGTCGCGGAGCGCCTTCGGCGCCACTTTCGTGCTCAATCCGTTCAATCTTCAATCCATCGCGATCTTCGCCGTGGCGCCGCTGCTTTTGGCGACCGGGCAGACCTTCGTCATCATTTCAGGCGGCATCGACCTGTCGCTGGGCTTCATCATGGGCCTTGCGGCGGTCATCGCCGCGCATGCCACCAACATGGCGGGCGCCGCCATTCCGTTGCCGTTGGCCATGCTGGCCGGCATCCTTGCCGCGGTGATCGTGGCCGGCGTGCCCGGCGTCATCAACGGCTTGCTGATCTCGCGGCTCAGGGTCCCGCCCTTCATCGGCACGCTCGGCATGTTCGGCGTCGCCCGCGGTGTCGCCTTCCTGCTTGCCGGCGGCACGACGGTGCCGGTACAGAATTCCTGGTTCGCACTGCTCGGCAACGGCAAGTTCCATGGCGTGCCCTATCTGGTGATGATCGCCGCTGTCTTCGTCGTCGTGATGCACTATCTGCTCAGCCAGACCCGGTTCGGCCAGCACAATTACGCTATCGGCGCCAATGTGCAGGCCGCGCGCCGCGCCGGCATCGACATCAGGGGCCATATCCTGCGGCTTTATGTGCTGTCGGCAATGTGCGCCGGCCTTGGCGGCGCGCTCTATGCCGCGCGCTTCACGGCGGGGGCAGCGCAGGCCGGCGAACCGCTGCTGCTCGACAGCGTCGCGGCGGTGGTGATCGGCGGCGCCAGCCTGTTCGGCGGCTCCGGCACCATCTTCGGCACCGTCGCCGGCGCGCTGGTGATCGCGGTCATCCAATACGGGCTGGTCTTCGTCAATGTGGAGCCGTTCTGGCAGTTCATCGCCGTCGGCGTCGTCATCATCATTTCCGTTCTCATCGACCAGGCGCAGCGCCGGTTCAGTGGAGCCCGTCAGGATGAATAG